A region from the Mucilaginibacter sp. CSA2-8R genome encodes:
- a CDS encoding two-component regulator propeller domain-containing protein — translation MLSKIIKKASALNFLLFFSCSLFGQSSNYQFTAISSKDGLSSNTVNAILKDRYGFVWFATEDGLTKFDGLNYNIYRHNAKDSTSLWSNEVTSLHEDKLGRLWVGTTGSLHLFDRQKNRFRHYRSNNEVNGFSSAVIKGICSDSKGDIWVTTLGGLNRLNPTTGQIIKFGDMPDVPDDIGHQPVLTAFEDRNKHIWIGAKNGLFRYERETGKFISFLPNANDPQSIAGGTVKAITEDAQGNLWVGTNGGVCRLLPDGRHFITINNQGAAGKRLSNNSVYAMALAAPNVLWIGTEDGLNVLNLQNGNIDTYLPDGRDSYSLSGNAIRSLLIDKQGISWLGFYMAGISKYDSNLTFFNLKKANPYDAFGLSSKFVTSFAPGDGNSVFVGTDGGGLSLYNKQTGLFKRYPIVSARKKNDGRLNILSLKRTHDGSLWIGTYQDGLFKLNPSTGAIRQYLSGSGGNTINHNEIFCLEEDKAGKLWIGTNGGGVNVLDLKTETFKYYLPFVNAGNQFSLPLNGYIRDFKEDNNGRMWIASHGTGIAIFDPHNNHFILLSRIANNLPSNLIQTLFKDSKGDIWAGSSDGLLKINALSKHVEMFGEKQGLADGIVHKILEDQQGRIWFSTNKGISWLDPKFKEITNYNSLNGLQSGSFEQGSGLIDASGTIFFGGTDGFNFVLPQHGIRYNKNPTPIVFTSLKVGDKEITTADSTILQSDISVTGDVHLDYKQNFSISFVGLNFTGTRQNHYYYRLRNFDKDWIDAGSKTTIYYTNLSPGKYVFEVKVNNNDGAANGVIKSLNVTIQPPFWMTIYAYIFYVAVFCALMLYLRYRGIKELSRVFKEEEAKREAERLRDLDRLKIKFLTNLSHDFRTPIALIMAPVDKLLADGFEDGVSAQVLVIKRNARRLLNMVNQLFDLRKIEEGEMKLNLVKGDIIAFQKEVSESFTELSEKKQIAFAFKSSISSLQTNFDHDKLERILFNLLSNAFKFTLAGGKVMLITYLKKQVSDTEQPYLVIEVTDTGIGIDKEQQQQVFKRFYQNRLSGNIMEEGSGIGLSIVKEFIELHGGTIEVHSEPGNGSTFCIYLPVKSKEIQAIPTVQTGSLPADVPKVAEPAEQAIEIPVDSELTVAETRPLVLIIEDNEDFRYYLRDNLKQHYRVIEAADGKEGWQKALSTHPELIVSDIMMPQMDGIQLSLKLKADKRTSHIPIILLTASTREEEQINGLSSGANDYLTKPFSFEILIIKINNLLAYNRNLKTTYTKQFKVEPAAIQVESLKEKFLKTVVAYIEENLHNSQLSVEDLSRHMGMSRGSLYSKLLEVTGLSPVEFIRSMKLEKAAKLIEISELNIAQIAYAAGFSTPNYFAKSFKTKYQMLPSEYLSKHRRSAKQMTESEV, via the coding sequence ATGCTCTCAAAAATTATAAAGAAGGCTTCTGCATTAAACTTTTTGCTGTTTTTTAGTTGCTCCCTTTTTGGGCAAAGTTCTAATTATCAGTTTACCGCCATCAGTTCAAAAGACGGGCTTTCATCTAATACGGTTAATGCTATTTTAAAAGACCGGTATGGTTTCGTGTGGTTTGCTACCGAAGATGGGCTTACCAAGTTTGATGGTTTAAATTATAATATATATAGGCATAATGCTAAAGATAGCACCAGTTTATGGTCTAATGAAGTAACAAGTTTGCATGAAGATAAACTGGGCAGGTTATGGGTGGGCACCACTGGCTCTCTACATCTTTTTGACCGGCAAAAAAACAGGTTTCGGCACTACAGATCAAACAACGAAGTGAATGGCTTTAGCAGTGCAGTAATTAAAGGTATTTGCAGTGACTCTAAAGGTGATATATGGGTGACCACATTAGGCGGCCTGAACCGACTTAACCCCACTACGGGACAAATTATCAAGTTTGGCGACATGCCAGATGTGCCTGATGACATAGGGCATCAGCCGGTGCTAACAGCATTTGAGGACAGAAATAAGCATATCTGGATTGGCGCCAAAAATGGCTTGTTCCGTTACGAGCGCGAAACGGGTAAGTTTATATCATTTTTACCCAATGCCAATGACCCGCAAAGTATAGCAGGAGGCACAGTTAAAGCTATTACCGAAGATGCTCAGGGAAACCTTTGGGTAGGTACAAACGGAGGGGTTTGCCGGTTACTGCCGGATGGCAGGCATTTTATTACGATCAATAATCAGGGCGCAGCCGGTAAGCGATTGTCCAACAATTCAGTATATGCCATGGCTTTAGCCGCACCCAATGTGTTATGGATAGGTACCGAGGATGGTTTGAATGTACTTAATCTGCAAAACGGAAATATTGATACTTATTTACCGGATGGACGAGACAGTTACAGTTTATCTGGCAATGCAATACGTTCTTTATTGATTGATAAGCAAGGTATTAGTTGGCTGGGTTTTTACATGGCCGGTATAAGTAAATACGACAGTAATCTCACTTTCTTTAATCTAAAAAAAGCGAATCCGTACGATGCGTTTGGCCTGAGCTCAAAATTTGTGACCTCTTTTGCGCCTGGAGACGGAAACAGTGTATTTGTAGGTACCGACGGCGGCGGCCTGTCATTATATAACAAGCAAACGGGTTTGTTTAAACGCTACCCAATTGTTTCGGCGCGTAAAAAGAACGACGGGCGATTAAATATCTTATCGCTTAAGCGTACACATGACGGCAGTTTGTGGATTGGTACATACCAGGATGGTCTGTTCAAGCTTAATCCGTCAACCGGGGCTATACGGCAGTATTTGAGCGGTTCGGGGGGGAATACCATTAATCATAACGAGATATTTTGTTTGGAGGAGGATAAGGCGGGTAAGTTATGGATAGGTACCAACGGCGGAGGAGTTAATGTTTTGGATCTTAAAACCGAAACCTTTAAGTACTATTTGCCTTTTGTGAACGCCGGTAATCAGTTCAGTTTGCCGCTCAATGGCTACATCCGCGACTTTAAAGAAGATAATAACGGCCGGATGTGGATTGCCTCGCACGGAACAGGTATTGCCATTTTTGATCCGCACAACAATCATTTTATTCTGCTGAGCCGCATAGCTAACAACCTGCCAAGTAACTTGATACAAACGTTGTTTAAAGACAGCAAAGGCGATATATGGGCAGGTAGCAGCGATGGATTGCTGAAAATTAATGCGCTAAGCAAGCATGTTGAGATGTTTGGCGAAAAACAAGGACTGGCCGATGGCATAGTACATAAAATACTCGAAGATCAACAAGGCAGAATATGGTTCAGTACCAATAAAGGTATAAGCTGGTTAGATCCCAAATTTAAGGAAATAACTAATTACAACTCTTTAAACGGTTTGCAAAGTGGCTCTTTTGAGCAAGGATCCGGATTGATAGATGCCAGCGGAACCATCTTTTTTGGCGGCACTGACGGGTTTAACTTTGTATTGCCGCAACACGGCATCAGGTACAACAAAAACCCTACGCCAATAGTATTTACCAGCCTTAAAGTAGGCGACAAAGAAATAACCACTGCCGATTCAACCATCTTGCAATCTGATATTTCGGTTACCGGCGATGTGCACCTGGATTATAAACAGAATTTTTCGATCAGCTTTGTGGGGTTGAACTTTACCGGCACCCGGCAAAATCACTACTATTATCGCCTTCGGAACTTTGATAAAGACTGGATTGATGCCGGAAGTAAAACCACAATTTACTATACCAATTTAAGTCCCGGCAAATATGTATTTGAGGTTAAGGTTAACAATAATGATGGTGCCGCAAACGGTGTAATCAAATCTTTGAATGTAACCATACAGCCGCCGTTTTGGATGACGATTTATGCCTATATCTTTTATGTAGCTGTATTTTGCGCCTTAATGCTGTACTTGCGCTACCGGGGCATTAAAGAGCTGAGCCGCGTTTTTAAAGAAGAAGAGGCCAAGCGCGAGGCCGAGCGGCTACGCGACCTGGACCGATTGAAAATAAAATTCTTAACCAACCTAAGTCATGACTTCCGTACGCCCATTGCGCTCATTATGGCACCGGTTGATAAATTACTGGCCGACGGTTTTGAGGATGGTGTAAGCGCGCAGGTTTTAGTGATTAAACGCAACGCAAGGCGTCTGCTCAATATGGTTAACCAGTTGTTCGACCTGCGTAAAATAGAAGAAGGCGAAATGAAACTTAACCTGGTAAAAGGAGATATTATTGCCTTTCAGAAAGAGGTGAGCGAATCGTTTACGGAGCTTTCTGAAAAGAAACAGATTGCCTTTGCCTTCAAATCTTCTATCAGCTCGCTGCAAACAAACTTTGACCATGATAAGTTAGAGCGTATTTTATTCAATCTGCTCTCTAACGCGTTTAAATTTACCTTAGCTGGCGGTAAGGTAATGCTGATTACTTACCTCAAAAAACAAGTATCTGATACCGAGCAGCCCTACCTGGTAATAGAAGTAACTGATACAGGTATTGGTATTGATAAAGAGCAGCAACAGCAGGTTTTTAAGCGTTTTTATCAAAATCGATTATCAGGCAACATCATGGAGGAGGGTAGTGGTATCGGACTATCTATCGTTAAAGAATTTATAGAACTGCACGGTGGTACTATTGAGGTGCATAGCGAACCGGGTAATGGCAGCACCTTCTGTATTTATTTGCCGGTTAAATCAAAAGAAATTCAGGCCATTCCAACCGTACAAACAGGCAGCTTGCCTGCCGATGTGCCAAAAGTTGCCGAGCCTGCAGAGCAAGCTATTGAAATACCGGTAGACAGTGAATTAACTGTTGCTGAAACACGGCCTTTGGTGTTAATTATTGAAGATAATGAAGATTTTAGGTATTACCTGCGCGACAATCTGAAACAGCACTATCGTGTTATTGAAGCGGCGGATGGCAAAGAGGGCTGGCAAAAAGCATTATCTACGCATCCTGAGCTTATTGTAAGCGATATTATGATGCCGCAAATGGATGGCATACAGCTTAGCCTGAAGCTAAAAGCCGATAAGCGCACCAGCCATATCCCCATTATTTTATTAACGGCATCAACCCGCGAAGAGGAGCAGATTAATGGCTTATCGTCTGGTGCGAATGATTATCTTACTAAGCCGTTTAGTTTCGAAATATTGATTATTAAAATCAATAACCTGCTGGCCTATAACCGCAATTTAAAAACTACTTATACCAAGCAATTTAAAGTAGAACCTGCCGCCATACAGGTCGAGTCTTTAAAAGAAAAGTTTCTGAAAACGGTGGTAGCTTACATTGAAGAAAATCTGCACAACTCACAGCTTTCGGTTGAGGACCTGAGCCGACATATGGGCATGAGCCGCGGATCTCTTTACAGTAAATTATTAGAGGTTACCGGCTTATCGCCAGTAGAGTTTATCAGGTCAATGAAACTCGAGAAGGCAGCTAAACTGATTGAAATCAGTGAGCTGAATATTGCGCAGATTGCTTATGCTGCAGGGTTTAGTACACCTAATTATTTTGCAAAATCATTTAAAACTAAGTACCAGATGCTGCCATCAGAGTACCTAAGTAAACATCGTAGGTCGGCCAAGCAAATGACGGAAAGCGAAGTTTAG
- a CDS encoding endo-1,4-beta-xylanase, which translates to MYKKTLIYCAGAVALCMAGVAWRPARIDTDKGLKDYYKKYFPIGVAVTPRELKSEEGKLIVKEFNSITAENAMKMAPLHPEENRYYWNDADSIMAFAQRNHIKVRGHNLCWHAQAPAWMFKDSAGNDVSKEVLLKRLKDHITTVASRYKGKIYAWDVVNEAIADDTTFLRKSKWSQITGQDFIAKAFEYAHAADPKAALFYNDYNTEQPAKREKIYKLLKGLLDAGVPINGVGLQAHWSVNNPSREELEKSIQMFSSLGLQIQFTELDISVYSGRQGGQLINGQQQQVKSEFTPEMEQQQLEKYKMVFEVFRKYRKNITGVTFWNVSDRYTWLNGRGRKNYPLLFNADLQPKKAYWEVVNF; encoded by the coding sequence ATGTATAAAAAAACCCTTATTTACTGCGCAGGCGCTGTGGCTCTATGCATGGCAGGCGTTGCTTGGCGTCCGGCCAGGATAGACACTGATAAAGGACTAAAGGATTACTATAAAAAATATTTTCCGATTGGTGTAGCTGTTACCCCAAGAGAATTAAAAAGCGAAGAAGGCAAACTTATTGTTAAAGAGTTTAACAGCATCACGGCCGAAAACGCCATGAAAATGGCACCGCTGCATCCGGAAGAAAACCGGTATTATTGGAACGACGCGGACAGTATTATGGCTTTCGCCCAGCGCAACCATATTAAAGTTCGCGGGCATAACCTTTGCTGGCATGCACAGGCACCAGCCTGGATGTTTAAAGACTCTGCCGGAAACGACGTAAGTAAAGAAGTGTTGCTTAAACGTTTAAAAGACCACATTACTACGGTAGCATCGCGCTATAAAGGCAAGATTTATGCGTGGGACGTTGTAAATGAAGCTATTGCTGATGACACTACTTTTTTACGTAAATCTAAATGGAGCCAGATTACAGGTCAGGATTTTATTGCTAAAGCTTTTGAATATGCACATGCTGCCGACCCTAAAGCTGCCTTATTTTATAATGATTACAACACCGAGCAACCTGCCAAACGAGAAAAAATTTATAAGTTACTTAAGGGACTGTTAGATGCTGGCGTACCTATAAATGGTGTGGGTTTGCAGGCACACTGGTCGGTAAATAATCCGAGCCGCGAAGAACTGGAAAAATCTATCCAGATGTTTTCGTCTTTAGGATTGCAAATTCAGTTTACCGAGTTGGATATTTCGGTATATTCCGGTCGCCAGGGCGGGCAATTGATTAACGGACAGCAACAACAGGTAAAGTCGGAATTTACGCCCGAAATGGAGCAGCAGCAGCTGGAAAAATACAAGATGGTTTTTGAGGTGTTTCGCAAGTACCGTAAAAATATTACCGGCGTAACCTTCTGGAATGTATCCGACCGCTACACCTGGCTTAACGGACGTGGCCGCAAAAACTATCCGCTGCTTTTTAACGCCGATTTGCAGCCCAAAAAAGCTTATTGGGAGGTAGTTAATTTTTAA
- a CDS encoding glycoside hydrolase 43 family protein: protein MVRKNIILKTLILFAAAIVSSYSLHAQKAANPVLYADVPDLSMIRVGNVYYMSSTTMHMSPGVPIMKSTDLVNWKMVSYAYDTLDDVDELNLNNGKSTYGRGSWASSLRYHNGTYYVSTFAGTTGKTYIYSTKNIEKGPWKKISFKPSLHDHSLFFDDDGKVYMVYGAGRIMLAELNDDLSGVKTGTTPKEIVANASLAAGPNVGLPAEGSQLFKINNKYYLFNISWPRGGMRTVLIHRANSITGPYEGRIGLQDKGVAQGGLVNTPKGDWYAYLFRDNGAVGRIPYLVPVTWKEEWPVIGEDGKVPTELNLPANKSLIPGIINSDEFNRKGGEPALPLVWQWNHNPDNALWSLSQRRGYLRLTTGRVDTSIFLARNTLTQRTVGPVSSATTALDVTNMKDGDCAGLLLLQKKFGWVGVKAEGGNKYLVMVNGEAGAGTEVKRIPLEQKTIFLKAECNFRDRADKVGFAYSLDGKTWEPIGNTLHMAYTIPHFMGYRFGLFNYATKTAGGYADFDYFRITDKISDRKFE, encoded by the coding sequence ATGGTGAGAAAAAACATTATCTTAAAAACGCTTATACTTTTTGCGGCAGCTATTGTTTCGAGTTATTCGTTGCATGCACAAAAAGCCGCTAACCCAGTTTTGTACGCCGATGTACCCGATTTATCCATGATCCGGGTAGGTAATGTGTACTATATGAGCAGCACTACCATGCACATGAGCCCCGGCGTTCCCATCATGAAATCGACCGATTTGGTGAACTGGAAAATGGTAAGCTATGCTTATGACACCCTTGATGATGTTGACGAACTTAACTTAAACAACGGGAAAAGCACATATGGCCGCGGCTCATGGGCAAGCAGCTTGCGGTACCATAACGGCACCTATTACGTAAGCACCTTTGCGGGCACTACCGGTAAAACGTATATCTACTCCACTAAAAACATTGAAAAAGGACCGTGGAAAAAGATTTCATTTAAACCCTCGCTGCACGATCACTCTTTATTTTTTGATGATGACGGCAAGGTTTACATGGTTTACGGCGCCGGCCGTATTATGCTGGCTGAGTTAAACGATGACCTTAGCGGCGTTAAAACAGGCACCACACCTAAAGAAATTGTGGCCAACGCAAGCCTGGCCGCCGGGCCGAATGTAGGTTTACCGGCAGAGGGTTCACAGCTTTTTAAGATAAATAATAAATATTACTTGTTTAATATCTCGTGGCCGCGGGGTGGCATGCGCACAGTGCTTATTCATCGCGCCAATAGTATTACCGGGCCGTACGAAGGCCGCATAGGCTTACAAGACAAAGGTGTTGCCCAGGGCGGATTGGTGAATACGCCTAAAGGCGACTGGTATGCTTATCTTTTTCGGGACAACGGCGCCGTTGGTCGCATACCTTATTTAGTACCTGTAACTTGGAAAGAAGAATGGCCTGTTATTGGCGAGGATGGTAAAGTACCTACGGAACTAAATTTACCTGCCAACAAAAGCCTGATTCCGGGTATCATAAATTCTGATGAATTTAACCGCAAAGGCGGCGAACCCGCCCTCCCGTTGGTTTGGCAATGGAATCATAATCCCGACAATGCGCTATGGTCACTCAGCCAGCGCCGCGGTTATTTGAGGCTGACCACCGGGCGTGTAGATACCAGCATCTTTTTAGCGCGAAATACACTTACGCAGCGCACTGTTGGTCCGGTAAGTTCTGCAACTACTGCGCTCGATGTGACAAATATGAAAGACGGCGACTGTGCCGGTTTATTATTGCTGCAAAAAAAGTTTGGCTGGGTAGGCGTTAAAGCCGAAGGTGGAAACAAATATTTGGTAATGGTAAACGGCGAAGCTGGTGCAGGTACCGAAGTTAAACGCATACCACTGGAGCAGAAAACGATATTTTTAAAAGCAGAATGTAATTTTCGCGACCGTGCAGACAAAGTCGGGTTTGCTTACAGTTTAGATGGTAAAACATGGGAGCCTATTGGCAATACCTTACACATGGCTTATACCATTCCGCATTTTATGGGTTACCGGTTTGGCTTGTTTAATTATGCTACTAAAACTGCCGGCGGCTACGCTGATTTTGATTATTTCCGTATCACAGATAAAATATCAGACCGCAAGTTTGAGTAA
- a CDS encoding glycosyl hydrolase family 8, whose amino-acid sequence MRKWNIIVLMLLAFPAFNYGQTRIKSAKSDGSTSSYPDFFRLAGYKQADIDRKLAKAYYDVFEGPNKVYFVVDDSTAYVSDVKNHDARTEGLSYGMMIAVQLNKKQVFDRIWRWSKKYLQHQSGPREGYFAWSINTSTMKRNSEGSASDGELYYITSLLFASNRWGNNTGIDYYHEARHILDAMWKKDGTGNIFNLINTQAKQISFVPEGDGYHWTDPSYHLPAFYEVWALYAKDGHEQFYKNCADTSRVFLHRACNPVTGLNADYTEFSGKPHSTRWMPAAFRYDSWRVPMNIAMDYNWFGKDKAWQQEYAQHLQGFLRSKGINTFEDQFNPDGSKPDFILKAGNNPPKLRHSLGLVATAATASMINRNAESKGFIQALWNAELKPYDDGYFDPYYDGLLYLFSLMHLSGNYRIIQPAAK is encoded by the coding sequence ATGAGAAAGTGGAATATTATAGTTTTGATGCTTTTAGCATTTCCAGCTTTTAATTATGGGCAAACCCGAATTAAAAGCGCAAAGAGTGATGGCTCAACCAGCAGCTATCCTGATTTTTTTAGATTAGCAGGATACAAACAGGCTGATATTGATCGTAAACTGGCCAAGGCTTATTATGATGTTTTTGAGGGCCCGAATAAAGTTTACTTTGTGGTAGATGACTCTACCGCCTATGTGAGCGATGTTAAAAATCATGATGCCCGCACAGAAGGACTTTCTTACGGGATGATGATTGCAGTACAGCTTAACAAAAAGCAGGTTTTTGACCGCATATGGCGCTGGTCTAAAAAATACCTGCAGCATCAGAGCGGTCCGCGTGAAGGTTATTTTGCCTGGAGCATTAACACAAGTACAATGAAGCGTAACTCGGAAGGTTCCGCCTCTGACGGGGAGTTATATTATATCACCAGCCTGTTGTTTGCATCCAACCGTTGGGGTAACAATACCGGTATTGATTACTACCATGAAGCGCGGCATATTTTAGACGCCATGTGGAAAAAGGATGGCACCGGCAATATATTTAACCTCATTAATACGCAAGCCAAGCAAATTAGCTTCGTACCCGAGGGCGATGGTTACCACTGGACCGATCCTTCTTATCATTTACCGGCGTTTTACGAAGTATGGGCACTTTATGCAAAAGACGGACACGAGCAATTTTATAAAAACTGTGCCGATACTTCGCGTGTGTTTTTGCACCGGGCCTGCAACCCGGTAACCGGTTTAAACGCCGATTATACCGAGTTTAGCGGTAAACCCCATTCTACACGTTGGATGCCCGCTGCTTTCAGGTATGACTCCTGGCGTGTGCCCATGAATATTGCAATGGATTATAACTGGTTTGGCAAGGACAAAGCATGGCAGCAAGAATACGCGCAGCATCTTCAAGGCTTTTTGCGTTCAAAGGGAATCAATACTTTTGAGGATCAATTTAACCCGGATGGCTCTAAGCCAGACTTTATTTTGAAAGCCGGAAACAATCCGCCAAAACTGCGTCACTCGCTTGGCTTAGTGGCTACTGCGGCAACAGCATCGATGATTAACCGCAATGCGGAGAGTAAAGGTTTTATACAAGCCCTTTGGAATGCCGAACTTAAACCTTATGATGACGGCTATTTTGATCCTTATTACGACGGGTTGCTGTACTTATTCAGCCTGATGCATTTAAGTGGCAATTATCGTATTATTCAGCCTGCAGCAAAGTAA
- a CDS encoding family 43 glycosylhydrolase codes for MTNKLRCSFMAILALGLSVSASAQQQNDQAFYQSVKTYVNPVLPGDHPDPTLLKVGDDFYHCGSTFHFNPYLPIYHSKDLVHWEIISRVLPASKAAWVTDRPSAGIWQGAITYFYGSYWIYFSAGGQWFSKASSPKGPWSDPVQVKSNPQTGPLGYDNSIFVDDDGKPYMVIKNGQKVNRLQALGKDGQLTDNVINLDWINAKLQYSWAEGPVMCKRNGIYYYFPAGDVSGGQYVLKASALTSDSTKWERLGNFFKPITDNEVGFRKPNHIAAPIQLADGTWWTIGQSYEKYEGNDWAGAGRQTALYPVMWEGDRPWGMAPTTQPIVKPNLPQGGIPWRHGASDDFDKSELDLNWHFLTKKASTQYSLSDRKGWVTLMPDTSRSHLMQKEVDHYYSVITKVDLDAIKPEEKAGLYLTNGDQKVTVKLYTGFNGGKKITLQMDTATRSVNNPVGKTVWLKLQRYAHQLTGYFSNDGKNWTSLGAPVSAVNLDKTQPNFNSWVGTSVGLFAEGKKAAFDCFTYKDAFSEIPAVSMNNFYGVKKLADQAVTNDSDKGGWLMIAGADFGKQKSANVTLQASCQTAGQVEIWLDDLQGGKRIAKVQVKPTGKNNYQTFSATIDGAVNGQHDVFIKFPKGTAQNIQIKCLQLVSK; via the coding sequence ATGACTAATAAACTACGTTGCTCTTTTATGGCAATACTTGCGCTTGGCCTGTCGGTTTCGGCATCAGCGCAACAACAAAATGATCAGGCTTTTTACCAATCTGTTAAAACCTATGTAAACCCAGTATTGCCCGGCGATCATCCCGATCCTACTTTACTAAAAGTGGGCGACGATTTTTACCATTGCGGTTCTACTTTTCATTTTAATCCGTACCTGCCCATTTACCACTCTAAAGACTTAGTGCATTGGGAAATTATCAGCCGGGTATTGCCGGCTTCAAAAGCTGCCTGGGTAACCGACCGACCGTCGGCCGGTATATGGCAAGGGGCTATTACCTACTTTTATGGTTCTTATTGGATCTACTTTTCGGCAGGTGGGCAATGGTTTAGCAAGGCATCATCGCCAAAAGGTCCATGGTCTGACCCGGTGCAAGTAAAATCCAATCCCCAAACTGGCCCCTTAGGTTATGATAATTCCATTTTTGTGGACGACGATGGCAAACCCTACATGGTCATTAAAAACGGGCAGAAAGTAAACCGTTTGCAGGCTTTAGGAAAAGACGGGCAGCTTACCGATAACGTAATTAACCTAGACTGGATTAATGCAAAACTGCAGTACAGCTGGGCCGAAGGCCCCGTAATGTGTAAACGCAATGGTATTTATTATTACTTTCCGGCAGGCGACGTATCGGGCGGGCAATACGTGCTTAAAGCATCAGCCTTAACCAGCGATTCGACCAAGTGGGAACGTTTGGGTAATTTTTTTAAGCCCATTACCGACAACGAAGTTGGCTTTAGGAAACCCAATCATATTGCAGCCCCCATCCAACTGGCAGATGGTACCTGGTGGACAATAGGGCAGAGCTATGAAAAATACGAAGGTAATGATTGGGCCGGTGCCGGCAGGCAAACTGCCCTATACCCGGTAATGTGGGAAGGTGACAGGCCTTGGGGCATGGCACCAACCACGCAACCTATTGTGAAGCCGAATTTACCACAAGGCGGTATCCCTTGGCGGCATGGTGCTTCTGATGATTTTGATAAATCTGAACTGGATTTAAACTGGCACTTTCTGACTAAAAAGGCATCAACTCAATACTCCCTTTCAGACCGAAAAGGATGGGTAACTTTAATGCCCGATACCAGCCGCAGCCATTTAATGCAAAAAGAGGTTGACCATTATTATTCGGTAATTACCAAGGTTGATTTAGATGCCATAAAGCCGGAAGAAAAAGCGGGTTTATATTTAACTAATGGCGATCAGAAAGTGACGGTGAAACTTTATACCGGGTTTAACGGCGGTAAAAAGATTACCCTACAGATGGACACTGCCACACGCTCGGTTAACAACCCTGTTGGTAAAACAGTATGGCTAAAATTACAACGTTACGCACATCAACTCACCGGGTATTTTAGTAATGACGGTAAAAACTGGACTAGTTTAGGTGCGCCTGTAAGTGCGGTAAACTTAGATAAGACTCAGCCAAACTTTAACTCGTGGGTAGGTACCAGCGTTGGGCTGTTTGCCGAAGGCAAAAAGGCAGCTTTTGACTGTTTTACTTACAAAGATGCATTTTCAGAAATTCCGGCTGTTAGCATGAATAATTTTTATGGTGTAAAAAAGCTGGCAGATCAGGCGGTAACCAATGATAGTGATAAGGGGGGATGGTTAATGATTGCCGGTGCCGATTTTGGTAAGCAGAAGTCTGCTAATGTCACTTTACAAGCTTCTTGTCAAACGGCTGGTCAGGTCGAAATATGGCTGGATGACTTACAGGGCGGTAAGCGTATTGCTAAAGTACAGGTAAAGCCTACTGGCAAAAATAATTATCAAACGTTTTCGGCAACAATAGATGGTGCGGTAAACGGCCAGCACGACGTGTTTATAAAATTTCCGAAAGGAACGGCGCAAAACATCCAGATTAAATGTTTGCAGTTGGTATCAAAATAA
- a CDS encoding D-glycerate dehydrogenase gives MELLEAAGCTITQYTEKRELTPAQLIELCQGQDVLLSSGPNAIDEDFLKACSHLKGIALLSVGHDKVDLDAATRYGIPVSNTPDVITQTTADTAFLLMLAVSRNAFGMSRSITQGEWQFYDPTAHLGQDLYGKTLGIFGMGRIGFDLATKCKAYFGMKIIYHNRKPRTEAEQQLGAQYVSFGELLKQSDVLSVHAGLSSETKGLFNHDAFAQMKPTSIFVNTARGGMHQEDDLIRALENKTIWGAGLDVTNPEPMDKNNPLLQMPNVCVLPHVGSATVGTRDNMATKAAENVIAVVKGIPMPNILNPEVYLGQYV, from the coding sequence ATGGAATTACTAGAAGCTGCAGGTTGCACAATAACTCAATATACCGAAAAGCGCGAACTCACGCCTGCCCAACTCATTGAGTTATGTCAGGGTCAGGACGTCCTTTTAAGTTCGGGGCCAAATGCGATTGACGAGGATTTTTTGAAAGCTTGCAGTCATCTAAAAGGCATTGCTTTACTAAGTGTAGGACATGACAAAGTTGACTTGGATGCCGCCACCCGTTACGGTATCCCGGTAAGTAATACGCCCGACGTTATTACACAAACCACCGCCGACACTGCGTTTTTATTGATGCTTGCGGTATCGCGCAATGCGTTTGGCATGAGCAGGAGCATTACACAGGGCGAATGGCAGTTTTACGATCCTACCGCTCATTTAGGCCAGGATTTGTATGGTAAAACTTTAGGTATTTTTGGTATGGGCCGGATTGGATTTGACTTGGCAACCAAATGTAAAGCCTACTTTGGAATGAAGATAATTTATCACAACCGCAAGCCCCGTACCGAAGCCGAACAGCAGCTTGGAGCACAATATGTGTCGTTCGGTGAGCTTTTAAAACAAAGCGATGTATTATCAGTGCATGCAGGCCTTTCTTCAGAAACCAAAGGATTATTTAACCACGATGCCTTTGCCCAAATGAAGCCCACCTCTATTTTCGTCAACACGGCGCGGGGCGGAATGCATCAGGAAGATGATTTAATCAGAGCACTTGAGAATAAAACGATTTGGGGAGCAGGCCTGGACGTTACCAACCCCGAACCAATGGATAAAAATAACCCACTACTGCAAATGCCTAATGTATGCGTTTTACCACATGTAGGTTCGGCCACGGTAGGTACCAGAGATAATATGGCTACAAAAGCTGCCGAAAATGTGATTGCCGTTGTTAAAGGAATACCTATGCCTAATATTCTTAACCCCGAGGTTTATTTGGGACAGTATGTTTGA